The Sediminispirochaeta smaragdinae DSM 11293 genome has a segment encoding these proteins:
- a CDS encoding deoxyguanosinetriphosphate triphosphohydrolase family protein, translating to MEPTPYRFENSLPDELLQQRQQPRIEDIRGRYFRDTTAIIHCNPFRRLKHKTQVFFSPKNDHICTRIEHVMHVASIAAAVCRGLDLDADLAWAIGLGHDLGHTPFGHVGEHIMADIRKDSGGFVHELYSLRVVDHLIGYGKGLNLTYAVRDGIVSHCGEKFEQSIIPVQEIKDLGSLTGRNHLPSTWEGAVVRMADKIAYLGRDLEDALQLKIVKRGDVPEEIVTSLGAENGVIINTLVNDLIDTSRKNGAIAFSDEKYHAMKVLTEFNYRNIYRNPLLSDYHRYFDRILRSLFDYLEDLFDRYRFDETQYRREKNLLAVRFGDYVCKMRSFYEGEDGGFRNLAVDYVAGMTDDYALECIQEIMLPQKMETQFDQFLLGN from the coding sequence ATGGAACCTACCCCTTATCGTTTTGAGAACAGCTTACCTGATGAGTTACTCCAGCAACGGCAACAACCCCGAATCGAGGATATCCGCGGCCGTTATTTTCGTGACACCACGGCTATTATTCACTGCAACCCCTTTCGTCGCTTGAAGCACAAGACACAGGTCTTTTTCAGTCCGAAAAACGACCATATCTGTACCCGCATCGAGCATGTCATGCATGTCGCATCCATAGCTGCTGCGGTATGCAGGGGGCTCGACCTTGATGCCGATCTCGCCTGGGCCATCGGTCTCGGCCATGATCTTGGTCATACTCCCTTTGGTCATGTGGGTGAACACATCATGGCCGATATTAGGAAAGATTCAGGGGGCTTTGTGCACGAGCTCTACAGCCTGCGGGTTGTCGATCATCTTATCGGCTACGGGAAGGGGCTCAACCTCACCTATGCGGTACGGGACGGTATCGTAAGCCACTGCGGGGAAAAGTTCGAGCAGTCCATCATCCCTGTCCAGGAGATTAAGGACCTTGGTTCCCTGACCGGTCGCAACCACCTTCCCTCGACCTGGGAGGGAGCAGTCGTTCGCATGGCAGATAAGATTGCCTATTTGGGACGGGACCTGGAAGATGCCCTTCAGCTGAAGATCGTGAAGCGCGGGGACGTTCCCGAAGAAATCGTCACAAGCCTCGGAGCGGAAAATGGCGTTATCATCAATACCCTGGTCAACGATCTGATCGATACCAGCCGCAAGAATGGTGCCATTGCTTTTTCCGATGAAAAATACCATGCGATGAAGGTGCTTACGGAGTTTAACTATCGGAACATCTACCGAAATCCCCTGCTTTCCGATTATCACCGCTATTTCGACCGTATCCTTCGTTCGCTCTTCGATTATCTGGAGGACCTTTTCGATCGTTACCGTTTCGATGAGACGCAATACCGAAGGGAGAAAAATCTGCTTGCGGTACGGTTCGGGGATTATGTGTGTAAAATGCGTTCTTTCTACGAAGGGGAGGATGGCGGATTTCGAAATTTGGCCGTCGACTATGTTGCAGGCATGACCGACGACTACGCCTTAGAGTGTATCCAGGAGATTATGCTGCCGCAAAAGATGGAAACTCAATTCGACCAATTCCTTCTCGGCAATTGA
- the trpB gene encoding tryptophan synthase subunit beta, producing the protein MRDYFKQQPDTKGFFGSYGGSFIPEALQKEMDKITDAYYSISKSHHFISELRSIRKHFQGRPTPVYYARTLSDELGGRIYLKREDLNHTGAHKLNHCMGEALLAKYMGKKKLIAETGAGQHGVALATAAAYFGLECEIHMGEVDIRKEHPNVIRMKLLGANVVPVTSGLKTLKEAVDSAFSAYLEDPVNSIYCIGSVVGPHPFPMMVRDFQRVVGIEAKEQFFEMTGEMPDNVVACVGGGSNSMGIFTAFLDEEDTTLYGVEPSGRSLQKGEHAATMCYGKPGLIHGFKCYLLQNDKGEPDPVYSIASGLDYPGVGPEHSALKDAGKVVYETASDKEALTAFYTLSRKEGIIPALESAHAVAFAMKLAKQEPRKSILVNLSGRGDKDIDFIVENYGTGPEVKA; encoded by the coding sequence ATGCGCGACTATTTTAAGCAACAACCCGATACAAAGGGTTTTTTTGGTTCCTACGGGGGAAGTTTTATTCCTGAAGCTTTACAAAAAGAGATGGACAAAATCACCGATGCCTACTATTCCATCAGCAAAAGCCATCACTTCATTTCCGAGCTTCGCAGCATCCGCAAACACTTCCAGGGGCGTCCCACTCCGGTCTACTACGCCAGGACCCTTTCCGACGAATTGGGGGGACGGATTTATTTAAAGCGGGAAGATCTCAACCATACCGGGGCACATAAGCTGAACCACTGTATGGGTGAGGCACTTCTTGCCAAATACATGGGAAAGAAAAAGCTGATTGCCGAGACCGGTGCGGGACAACATGGTGTCGCCCTTGCCACCGCCGCCGCTTATTTCGGACTCGAGTGCGAAATTCATATGGGTGAGGTCGATATCAGGAAAGAGCATCCCAACGTCATCCGCATGAAACTTCTGGGGGCCAATGTTGTTCCCGTTACCTCTGGATTGAAGACCCTAAAGGAGGCGGTTGATTCGGCTTTTTCTGCCTATCTCGAGGACCCTGTCAATTCAATCTATTGTATCGGGTCGGTGGTCGGTCCCCATCCCTTTCCCATGATGGTTCGCGATTTTCAGCGGGTTGTGGGAATTGAGGCAAAGGAGCAGTTTTTCGAGATGACTGGCGAGATGCCGGACAATGTTGTGGCCTGCGTGGGAGGTGGAAGTAACTCCATGGGCATTTTCACGGCCTTCCTCGACGAAGAGGATACCACCCTCTACGGTGTTGAGCCTTCCGGCCGTTCCCTGCAGAAGGGCGAACATGCCGCAACCATGTGCTATGGAAAGCCCGGACTCATACACGGTTTCAAGTGCTATCTTTTGCAGAATGATAAGGGGGAGCCGGATCCCGTCTATTCGATTGCCAGCGGTCTCGATTATCCAGGTGTGGGGCCTGAGCATTCGGCCTTGAAGGATGCAGGGAAGGTGGTCTACGAGACTGCCAGCGATAAAGAGGCCCTTACAGCCTTCTATACACTCAGCCGCAAGGAGGGGATCATTCCCGCTCTGGAGAGTGCCCATGCCGTTGCCTTCGCCATGAAGCTTGCAAAGCAGGAGCCTCGCAAATCCATCCTGGTCAACCTTTCGGGACGAGGGGATAAGGACATCGACTTCATTGTGGAAAACTACGGAACAGGGCCGGAGGTAAAGGCATAA
- a CDS encoding flavodoxin family protein, translating to MKTLVLYGSARKKGITRSMLDILLAEMGDSAGTVEEIDCYRTDVAPCIDCRYCWKKRGCSIKDEMQEIYPKMDAADNIIVASPVYFHSIPGKMKVLIDRFQVFWASEVRKDKPLHSTKRGAALFVGGAPAFEHQFLGAELVIGGLFKDYSTQNLGYVTFANSDRERVSDSPETLAQLKELAERFRI from the coding sequence ATGAAAACATTGGTATTGTATGGTTCTGCGCGTAAAAAGGGAATAACGCGATCAATGCTGGATATTCTTCTCGCGGAGATGGGGGACTCGGCGGGAACGGTTGAGGAGATCGATTGCTATAGGACCGATGTGGCTCCCTGTATCGATTGCCGCTATTGCTGGAAAAAACGTGGCTGCTCGATTAAGGACGAGATGCAGGAGATATATCCGAAGATGGATGCGGCTGACAATATCATTGTTGCTTCCCCCGTCTATTTTCACTCCATCCCCGGTAAAATGAAGGTTTTGATAGACCGTTTCCAGGTATTCTGGGCCAGTGAGGTACGCAAGGACAAACCTTTACACTCCACAAAACGGGGAGCCGCCCTTTTTGTCGGGGGAGCCCCGGCCTTCGAGCATCAATTTCTCGGCGCAGAACTGGTGATAGGCGGCCTCTTTAAAGACTATTCCACCCAAAATCTCGGATATGTTACCTTTGCAAACAGCGACAGAGAAAGGGTGAGCGACAGCCCCGAAACATTAGCGCAGTTGAAGGAACTGGCGGAACGTTTTCGCATCTAA
- a CDS encoding anaerobic ribonucleoside-triphosphate reductase activating protein, translating to MERYALLKTSLIDFPGRVAAVIFTAGCNLRCPYCHNADLVMGQISQEEGKSIPEIEAFLRKRAPLLGGVCISGGEPLLSPGLFDLVALLVAMEMPWKLDTNGTLPKRLGKLLDQFPDHSPSLVAVDLKSSFEAYPRLLGYKTKDGSAAEAVKKAIFASIGELARHAVPWEARTTVDPAVITPQELATLARSLAQEVGAGRLETPTRWSLQAFRPGSCLDPDWNKRPATGKEEMQSYADALKAAELPTEIIIRG from the coding sequence ATGGAGCGCTACGCTCTTTTGAAGACCAGCCTGATCGATTTTCCGGGCAGGGTTGCGGCGGTGATTTTTACCGCCGGCTGCAACCTCCGCTGTCCCTATTGCCATAATGCCGATCTTGTCATGGGGCAGATAAGCCAGGAGGAGGGAAAAAGTATTCCGGAGATCGAGGCCTTTCTTCGAAAAAGGGCCCCCCTCCTCGGGGGGGTCTGCATCAGCGGAGGAGAGCCCCTGTTATCTCCCGGGCTCTTTGACCTTGTCGCCCTTCTCGTGGCAATGGAGATGCCCTGGAAGCTGGATACAAACGGCACCCTTCCCAAACGGCTGGGCAAGCTCCTGGACCAATTTCCCGACCATTCCCCGTCTCTTGTCGCCGTAGATTTGAAAAGCTCCTTCGAAGCTTATCCACGACTGCTTGGATACAAAACAAAGGACGGGTCGGCTGCAGAAGCGGTAAAAAAAGCGATTTTCGCAAGCATAGGCGAGCTTGCCCGGCACGCCGTCCCCTGGGAGGCCAGAACCACCGTCGATCCGGCCGTCATCACCCCTCAGGAGCTCGCGACCCTTGCAAGGTCGCTTGCTCAGGAAGTTGGAGCGGGAAGGCTCGAGACACCGACCAGATGGTCGCTCCAGGCTTTCAGACCGGGCAGCTGCCTTGATCCCGACTGGAACAAGAGGCCGGCCACAGGGAAAGAGGAGATGCAGTCATACGCCGACGCCTTGAAGGCGGCGGAGCTCCCGACGGAAATCATCATACGGGGATGA
- the aroC gene encoding chorismate synthase produces the protein MAGNSFGTRFRITSFGESHGKGIGVVVDGMPPGIEIDPAAIQLQLDRRKPGQSQVTTPRKEHDQVEILSGVFEGKSTGTPIAMFIANRNQKSGDYDQYRDIYRPGHADFGYDKKYGIRDHRGGGRSSGRETAARVAAGALARLLLEARGIRVQAWTLEAAGIRCETCDPSTVEKNPMRACDPSAAEKMLAAVTALAAEGNSAGGIVECTISGAPAGIGDPVFDKLDARLAGAMISIGAVKGIEFGVGFAAARMTGKADNDEMDGKGFLSNNAGGILGGISTGEPISFRLAVKPTPSISLPQKTIDSDGREQIIQVRGRHDPCICPRIVPVVEAMAALTLVDLLLATNETIG, from the coding sequence ATGGCAGGAAACAGCTTCGGAACTCGCTTCCGTATTACAAGCTTCGGGGAGTCGCACGGAAAGGGAATCGGCGTCGTGGTCGACGGAATGCCTCCGGGAATCGAGATCGATCCGGCCGCAATCCAGCTGCAACTCGACCGGCGAAAACCGGGCCAGTCTCAGGTGACCACCCCAAGGAAAGAGCATGACCAGGTTGAGATCCTCAGCGGGGTCTTCGAGGGCAAGAGTACCGGCACCCCCATTGCCATGTTCATCGCCAATAGAAACCAAAAAAGCGGAGACTACGACCAGTACCGGGACATCTACAGGCCTGGACATGCAGATTTCGGCTACGACAAGAAATATGGCATCAGGGACCACCGGGGCGGTGGCAGGAGTTCGGGAAGAGAAACCGCGGCCAGGGTTGCCGCCGGGGCACTTGCACGTCTGCTCCTTGAAGCCCGGGGTATCAGGGTCCAGGCATGGACCCTTGAGGCCGCAGGCATTAGGTGCGAAACCTGCGATCCTTCCACCGTGGAGAAAAACCCGATGAGGGCCTGTGATCCCAGTGCCGCCGAAAAGATGCTGGCAGCCGTAACCGCTCTTGCAGCGGAAGGCAACAGCGCCGGGGGAATTGTGGAGTGTACCATAAGCGGGGCACCTGCCGGTATCGGCGATCCGGTATTCGATAAGCTCGATGCACGGCTCGCAGGAGCGATGATCTCCATCGGAGCGGTAAAGGGAATAGAATTCGGTGTGGGCTTTGCGGCGGCACGCATGACCGGGAAAGCGGACAACGATGAAATGGACGGAAAGGGCTTCTTAAGCAACAATGCAGGCGGAATCCTCGGCGGCATATCGACGGGAGAGCCCATCAGCTTCCGTCTGGCGGTAAAGCCTACCCCAAGCATCTCTTTACCACAAAAAACCATCGACTCCGACGGCAGGGAACAGATCATTCAGGTAAGAGGCCGCCATGATCCCTGCATCTGCCCCAGGATCGTTCCGGTGGTAGAAGCCATGGCCGCTCTTACCCTTGTTGATCTTTTGCTGGCCACAAACGAGACTATAGGATAA
- a CDS encoding EAL domain-containing protein — protein sequence MRNEKILIVEDERIIALDLQRRLERFGYPEPILAATGDEALRRVEEHHPDIILMDIMLSGGIDGVDAAKVVKERFGIPVIFLTAYSDEKTLSRAKEAEPFGYILKPFKEKELYTTIDIALYKFNVDQALKRQEHWLSAILHSIEDGIIATGKDGKIQFMNPVAENITGWKENEATERTLGMVFQLYYGPDETAVSFPNLLTDGEESPFVFKNCLLKNRAGATIHTEGSLAAIRDRDGKLDGQVLAFRDTTEMRRMSETISYQASHDTLTGLINRDEFSEQLRRTIGLAKESDGENAFIFLDIDQFKVVNDLCGHTAGDELLLKTTTVIKSVVRSSDLSARLGGDEFGILLTGASISQATEIAQRLQSRLRETKLIWDKHVFNITTSIGIVMINGNDQDIHDVFAAADDACYIAKDAGGNKIKVYNVEENLFTKRRGEMQWISRLTKALEEDRFQLFFQPIEPINSSNSGMKKCELLIRMIDQEGNTIMPADFIPAAERYNLMPAVDRWVVQNAFKAYKLLSDELGQDRNPFFFTINLSGAFLADETSLDFLVYEFQEYGVPPSSFCFEVTETEAISNMKTASHFINELKKIGSTFALDDFGSGFSSFNYLKLLPVDYLKIDGMFVKDMDTDPVNRAMVEAINSMGKVMRIKTIAEFVGNEGILRELEQIGVDYAQGYFFGKPTPIKMLHPTAFG from the coding sequence ATGCGAAATGAAAAAATACTGATTGTAGAAGATGAGAGGATCATCGCCCTTGATCTCCAGCGTCGTCTGGAACGATTTGGTTATCCAGAACCTATTCTTGCGGCAACCGGGGATGAGGCTCTGAGGAGAGTAGAAGAGCACCATCCCGACATCATCTTGATGGATATCATGCTTTCCGGGGGAATCGACGGAGTCGATGCGGCAAAGGTCGTCAAGGAACGTTTTGGAATCCCGGTCATCTTTCTTACCGCCTACTCCGATGAAAAAACCCTTTCCAGGGCAAAGGAAGCAGAGCCCTTCGGATATATTCTTAAGCCCTTTAAAGAAAAAGAATTATATACAACCATCGATATTGCGCTGTACAAGTTTAATGTCGATCAGGCCCTCAAAAGGCAGGAGCATTGGCTCTCCGCCATCCTCCACAGCATTGAAGACGGAATCATTGCAACCGGGAAGGACGGGAAAATCCAGTTTATGAATCCCGTCGCGGAAAATATCACGGGCTGGAAAGAAAACGAGGCAACAGAGAGAACCCTCGGTATGGTATTTCAGCTCTACTATGGTCCGGACGAAACCGCGGTTTCCTTTCCGAACCTGCTTACCGATGGAGAAGAAAGCCCCTTTGTCTTTAAAAACTGCCTTCTCAAGAATCGGGCAGGAGCAACGATTCATACAGAAGGCAGCCTTGCAGCCATTCGGGACCGTGATGGTAAACTCGACGGCCAGGTTCTCGCCTTCCGCGATACGACGGAAATGCGGAGAATGAGCGAAACCATCAGCTATCAGGCAAGTCATGATACCCTAACAGGATTGATCAATAGAGACGAATTTTCCGAACAGCTACGCCGTACCATCGGTCTTGCAAAGGAAAGTGACGGTGAAAATGCCTTTATTTTTCTCGACATCGACCAATTCAAGGTAGTGAACGACCTGTGCGGCCATACCGCCGGAGATGAACTGCTTTTAAAAACCACCACGGTCATTAAAAGCGTGGTTCGTTCCAGCGATCTCTCGGCCCGTCTTGGGGGTGACGAGTTCGGTATCCTGCTTACGGGAGCAAGCATCAGTCAGGCCACGGAGATCGCCCAGAGGCTTCAATCCCGGCTGAGGGAGACCAAGCTGATATGGGACAAACACGTCTTTAATATCACCACAAGCATCGGTATCGTCATGATAAACGGCAACGATCAGGACATACATGATGTTTTTGCCGCGGCGGACGACGCATGTTACATTGCAAAAGATGCCGGGGGCAACAAAATTAAGGTCTACAACGTTGAGGAGAACCTCTTTACAAAGCGACGCGGCGAGATGCAGTGGATCAGCAGGCTGACAAAGGCCCTTGAGGAGGACCGTTTTCAACTCTTTTTCCAACCGATAGAGCCGATCAACAGTTCAAACTCGGGAATGAAAAAATGTGAACTCTTGATCAGGATGATCGACCAGGAAGGAAACACCATCATGCCTGCCGATTTTATTCCTGCTGCCGAACGCTATAACCTGATGCCTGCCGTGGACCGATGGGTAGTGCAAAACGCATTTAAAGCGTACAAATTGCTTTCCGACGAACTCGGCCAGGATCGGAATCCCTTTTTCTTTACCATCAATCTCTCCGGTGCTTTTCTCGCGGATGAGACCAGCCTCGACTTTCTCGTCTACGAATTTCAGGAATACGGTGTTCCCCCTTCCTCCTTCTGCTTCGAGGTAACGGAAACAGAGGCGATTAGCAACATGAAGACTGCAAGTCACTTTATCAATGAGCTGAAAAAGATCGGCTCGACCTTTGCCCTGGATGATTTTGGAAGCGGCTTTTCATCCTTCAACTACCTGAAGCTACTGCCTGTCGACTATTTGAAGATCGACGGGATGTTCGTGAAGGATATGGATACCGATCCGGTAAACAGGGCCATGGTAGAGGCCATCAACAGCATGGGCAAGGTGATGAGGATTAAGACCATCGCCGAATTCGTCGGAAACGAAGGGATACTACGGGAACTTGAGCAGATTGGTGTCGACTATGCTCAGGGCTACTTCTTCGGAAAGCCCACCCCCATCAAAATGCTGCACCCGACCGCCTTCGGTTAA
- a CDS encoding M18 family aminopeptidase — protein sequence MFSSKSFFHYIKKSPTSLHAAAASTDIVAGKGAVALRPEEPWSLEAGKIYHLQKRGLFAAFRPGKLPPWETGIALCAAHTDSPSLKLKFESGTRTSPFLRVPVELYGGAIVSSWLDRELSCSGLVVSADSNRLFTTDEPVAIIPNLAIHLNPKVNDGYAYQVQDELQALFPGIASLRELVSKHSGLPGDDILAADLFLHDHIAPSELGGVMVSERIDNLASCYAALSAFLDASALGAGWTMVLFSDAEEVGSTIDSGADSALPINLLRRIVAVSGGGEEEFQRTLARSFLVSADGAHAVHPNFSSKHDPDFAPRIGGGPVVKMNALYRYATNAESAGIFISLCNEAGISYQRLIGRSDMKSGSTVGSILSAALSINTVDVGIPMLAMHSIRECASFEDLEALYRVLLLFFRKAEEQ from the coding sequence ATGTTTAGTTCCAAATCTTTTTTTCATTATATAAAAAAATCTCCTACTTCTCTGCACGCCGCCGCAGCCTCTACCGACATTGTTGCCGGGAAGGGAGCCGTTGCTTTACGGCCGGAAGAGCCCTGGAGCCTTGAGGCAGGAAAGATTTATCATCTCCAGAAACGGGGGCTTTTTGCGGCGTTTCGTCCGGGCAAGCTTCCTCCCTGGGAAACGGGCATCGCCCTCTGTGCCGCCCATACCGATAGTCCTTCCCTGAAGCTTAAATTTGAATCGGGCACGAGAACCAGCCCTTTTCTCAGAGTTCCCGTGGAGCTCTACGGAGGCGCCATCGTCTCTTCCTGGCTTGATCGGGAGCTTTCCTGCTCCGGACTTGTTGTCTCTGCCGATTCCAATCGTCTTTTCACGACCGACGAACCGGTTGCAATTATCCCGAATCTTGCCATTCATCTGAACCCGAAGGTAAATGATGGTTATGCGTATCAAGTTCAGGATGAGCTTCAAGCTCTTTTTCCCGGGATCGCTTCTCTCCGGGAACTGGTGAGCAAGCACTCCGGTCTTCCGGGGGATGATATTCTTGCGGCGGATCTTTTCCTTCACGACCATATTGCTCCTTCGGAACTTGGAGGGGTAATGGTTTCGGAGAGAATCGATAACCTTGCTTCCTGCTATGCCGCCCTCTCCGCCTTCCTTGATGCTTCGGCCTTGGGAGCCGGTTGGACAATGGTTCTCTTTTCCGATGCCGAAGAGGTGGGAAGTACCATAGATTCCGGAGCGGATTCGGCCTTACCTATCAATCTGCTTAGACGGATCGTTGCCGTCTCCGGCGGGGGGGAGGAGGAGTTCCAGCGAACCCTTGCCCGTTCCTTTCTTGTTTCTGCCGACGGAGCGCATGCCGTTCATCCCAATTTTTCCTCGAAACATGATCCTGACTTTGCTCCGAGAATCGGAGGCGGTCCTGTGGTAAAAATGAATGCCCTGTACCGTTATGCCACAAACGCCGAGAGTGCCGGAATCTTCATATCGCTTTGCAATGAAGCAGGGATTTCTTATCAGCGGCTTATCGGTCGTTCGGATATGAAATCGGGAAGTACAGTCGGTTCTATCTTGTCGGCAGCACTTTCCATCAATACCGTGGATGTGGGGATTCCCATGTTGGCGATGCATTCGATCAGAGAGTGCGCATCCTTCGAGGATCTTGAGGCTCTCTATCGAGTCCTACTCCTTTTTTTCCGAAAGGCGGAGGAACAATAG
- a CDS encoding class II fumarate hydratase produces the protein MESKKGFRIEKDSMGEMLVPEHVYWGAQTARAVKNFTVSSRRIPEGLRLALGWIKEGAAVAHGELGTFPEAVCDAVEEAARELRRGKFADQFPIDLYQTGSGTSWNMNANEVVAARANELLGFPLGSRGPVHPNDTVNRGQSSNDVIPSAIQIASRLSAKCLARDLRYLAEAVETKAEESRDVIKLGRTHLQDAVPMTGFQELSAWADQLHQALRRLKALFPVLERIPLGGTAVGTGLNSSRNFADLTATHIAEGTGCPFVAMDRSFSAIAARDASLEYGDVLNALAVIIMKIAQDLRLLSSGPRAGLAEIRLPELQPGSSIMPGKVNPVIPEMAVQVAASVMGKHVSLTIACQNSPLQLNIMMPLIAGELLDSAEMLSRLCRSLADRCISGMSYDRQRCRDLIEGSLAMVTPLALEIGYEKAARIAKEAYASGRNVREVALKQSGLDSETVQRLLDPERMCGGVD, from the coding sequence ATGGAGAGCAAAAAAGGGTTTCGTATAGAAAAAGATTCAATGGGAGAGATGCTCGTACCCGAGCATGTGTACTGGGGGGCCCAAACTGCACGGGCCGTTAAAAATTTCACCGTGAGCAGCCGAAGAATCCCCGAAGGGCTTCGGCTCGCCCTCGGCTGGATAAAAGAGGGGGCCGCAGTTGCACATGGTGAGCTCGGAACCTTTCCCGAAGCGGTCTGTGACGCCGTGGAAGAGGCCGCCCGTGAGTTGCGCCGCGGCAAGTTTGCCGATCAGTTCCCCATCGATCTCTATCAAACCGGAAGCGGGACCAGCTGGAACATGAATGCCAACGAAGTGGTTGCCGCCAGGGCCAATGAACTGCTTGGCTTTCCTCTCGGCTCCAGGGGGCCTGTCCACCCCAACGATACGGTTAACCGAGGACAGTCGAGCAACGATGTCATTCCCTCTGCAATTCAGATTGCATCCAGGCTCTCGGCCAAGTGTCTTGCGCGGGATCTTCGCTATCTGGCGGAAGCGGTGGAGACAAAGGCCGAGGAGAGCAGGGACGTTATCAAACTTGGGCGTACCCACCTCCAGGATGCCGTCCCCATGACCGGTTTTCAGGAGCTTTCGGCCTGGGCCGATCAACTGCATCAGGCCCTGCGACGCCTGAAAGCCCTTTTTCCCGTTCTCGAGCGCATTCCTCTCGGCGGAACCGCGGTTGGTACGGGTCTAAACAGCAGCCGCAACTTTGCCGATCTTACGGCGACTCATATTGCGGAGGGAACGGGATGTCCCTTTGTTGCCATGGATCGCAGCTTTTCCGCAATAGCCGCCCGGGATGCCAGCCTTGAATACGGGGATGTCCTCAACGCCCTGGCGGTGATCATAATGAAGATCGCCCAGGACCTCAGACTCCTTTCCAGCGGCCCCCGGGCAGGTCTCGCGGAGATCAGGCTTCCCGAGCTTCAACCGGGAAGCAGCATCATGCCGGGAAAGGTGAATCCCGTTATTCCCGAAATGGCCGTACAGGTGGCCGCTTCGGTCATGGGCAAGCATGTAAGTCTTACCATTGCCTGCCAGAACAGTCCTCTTCAACTCAATATCATGATGCCCCTTATCGCCGGCGAGCTGCTTGATTCCGCCGAAATGCTGAGTCGGCTCTGCCGCTCCCTTGCAGATAGATGTATCTCAGGTATGAGCTACGACAGACAACGCTGCCGGGATTTGATCGAAGGAAGCCTCGCCATGGTTACCCCGCTTGCCTTGGAAATCGGTTATGAAAAGGCTGCCCGGATCGCCAAGGAGGCCTACGCCAGCGGACGGAATGTCAGAGAGGTTGCCCTGAAGCAAAGCGGCCTTGACTCCGAAACCGTGCAGCGCCTGCTTGATCCAGAACGGATGTGCGGCGGAGTTGATTAA
- a CDS encoding shikimate kinase: MQSGKELPSILITGMKHSGKSCHGEALARHLTLPFTDLDRLVMERYWAQGGKESSVRRLYRNEGKQRFMALEAEAAKALKQDERAMVVSTGGGIADNDGVLAGFHDEGGRSFLIIHLRLPEGLLFARIVAGGLPPFLEGEGGIKGARERFHHLCLRREKVYRRYADLVFDLEDRSRKENSQIIIRGVDTFLSGKKE, translated from the coding sequence ATGCAATCAGGTAAAGAGCTACCATCGATTCTTATAACGGGAATGAAGCATAGCGGCAAGAGCTGTCACGGCGAGGCCCTTGCAAGACATCTTACCCTTCCCTTCACCGATCTTGACCGATTGGTTATGGAACGATATTGGGCGCAGGGAGGCAAGGAATCCTCGGTCCGACGACTCTACCGTAATGAAGGGAAACAACGCTTTATGGCTTTGGAGGCTGAAGCCGCCAAGGCTCTGAAACAAGACGAACGGGCAATGGTTGTCTCTACCGGAGGAGGAATTGCCGACAACGACGGAGTCCTCGCGGGGTTTCACGACGAGGGTGGAAGGTCTTTTCTTATCATCCATCTAAGGCTTCCCGAAGGACTCCTTTTTGCCAGGATCGTGGCAGGAGGCCTGCCCCCCTTCCTTGAGGGCGAGGGAGGAATCAAGGGGGCACGGGAACGCTTCCATCACCTCTGCCTCAGACGGGAGAAGGTCTATCGCAGGTATGCCGATCTCGTTTTTGACCTGGAAGATCGTTCGAGAAAGGAAAACAGTCAGATTATCATCAGGGGGGTGGATACCTTCCTTTCTGGTAAGAAGGAGTAG